TGCCGACCATCACCTTTTTGGGCCCAAAGCGATCTCCCAAAAGACCCACTGGGACCATGAACAATCCGTATGCCACCGTAAACGCCATCAGGATATAGCTTTGCTGCGTCTTGTTCAGTCCCAAGTCTTCTTGGATGAATGGCATCGCTTGCCCGATGCAGACGCGGTCCAAATAAAGGACGAATGTGAGGATGCCGAGAAAGCTAATGATCCCGACGCGGTCACGAGACAAATGATTGGTGCTTGGCATCGTCGAATATTCCGATCGTTGCGGGAGAGATGCGTTCTACGGTACGCGATTGGGATTGTCGACACAAGCGCCGACTGTTTGAGAAACGGAATCGGCACAACCCGGTCGCCAGTTGAGCCGAAGCGGATACAACAGCCCCAGCGATCCATTGCGACACTCTCAGGAACCGATGCCATGTCCGATCATCTGCCGAAACATGATGGCCCGACTCGTACCGAAACCGATTCCATGGGCCCGATTCAGGTGCCGACCGATCGGTATTACGGGGCACAGACCAGCCGTTCGCTGATTCACTTTGCGATCGGCCATGATGTCATGCCTCGGGCGATCATTCGAGCGTTTGGCATTCTGAAAAAGGCGGCGGCTCAAGTGAACACGGACCTGGGGCTGATGCCCAAGGAAAAGTGCGAACTCATCGTCAAAGCCGCAGACGAAGTCATTTCCGGGTCGTTGGATGGGCACTTTCCGCTGCGGATCTGGCAGACCGGATCGGGCACCCAGACCAACATGAACGCCAACGAAGTCATTTCGAATCGGGCGATCGAAATGGCCGGCGGTGTGATGGGTAGCAAGAAGCCGATTCACCCCAACGACGATGTGAACAAATCGCAATCGTCGAATGATACGTTCCCGACCGCGATGCACATTGCCGCCGTGGAAGAGATTCTGCACAAGCTGATCCCCTCGGTCAAGGCGCTGCGCGATGCCCTGGCGAAGAAGGGGGACGAGTATCGCGATGTGGTCAAGATTGGCCGCACGCACTTGATGGATGCCGTGCCGTTGACCTTGGGCCAAGAATTCAGCGGCTACGTCGCCCAGTTGGATCTCAGTCTGAAGACGATCGAAGGATCGCTGGCGCAAGTGTATGAACTGGCGTTGGGTGGCACGGCAGTGGGGACGGGGTTGAACGCGCACCCGGAATTCGCTGTTCGCGTCGCCAAGCAGATCGCCGAGTTGACCGGATTGCCGTTTGTCACTGCGGCGAACAAGTTTGCGGCGTTGGCCGGGCATGAGCCATTGGTGGCCGTCAGCGGTGGTCTGAAAACCTTGGCGGCGGCGTTGATGAAAATCGCCAACGATGTCCGCTGGCTGGGCTCCGGCCCGCGATGTGGCTTGGGCGAGTTGAGCCTGCCGGAAAATGAACCGGGTTCGTCGATTATGCCGGGGAAGGTCAACCCGACACAATCCGAAGCGTTGACGATGGTTTGCGTGCAAGTGTTCGGCAACGATGCGGCCATCGGCTTTGCCGGCTCGCAGGGCAACTTCGAACTGAATGTCTTCAAGCCGGTCATCATCCACAACTTGTTGCACAGCGTAGACTTGCTGACCGATGCGTGCCGATCGTTCCGCGAACACTGCGTGGAAGGGATCATCGCCAATACCGATCGCATTCACAAGATTGTGAACGAATCGCTGATGCTGGTGACAGCGTTGAATCCGCACATTGGCTACGATAACGCCGCGAAGGTGGCCAAGAAAGCGCATCAAGAAGGCACGACGCTCCGCGAAGCCGCCCTGGCGTTGGGCCTTCTCTCCGCGGAGAAGTTCGATAGCGTCGTGCGACCCGAAAAGATGATCGGGCCGGGATTGGAATAATCGACGCTCGCTCACGCAATCAATTTGCGGAGCGTATCGATGTGGCGCGGAATCGCCTCACGCACGGGTTCCGCTCCTTCGTATTCCAAGACGACATGCCCACGATAGCCCGCTGATTTGAGAATGCCAACGACTTTGGCCAAATCGGCGGGTTCTTTTTTCTTCTGACCGGCACGTTGAATATCCGTCTTAATCTGGGCATTTACGGCATATGGGGCAATCTTGGCAAGATCGGCATAGGGATCTTCGGTTCGGAAATTGCCACTGTCGAGATTGATGCCGACGAAATCCGACCGGATCGGCTTGACAATCGCCAACAGTTGTTCGGGGGTTGCGGTGATGCCGCCATGATTCTCGACCGCCAAAAAGACCCCATATTGGGCGGCGACAGGTGCCAATTCTTCAATGGCGGCGATCACGCGGTTGCGGGCCGCTGCTTCGGTGTCGCCCTTGGGCAGATTCCCGGCGAAAATGCGCAGCGATTTCCCACCGATGCGGCTCAAATGAGCAATCCAATCGCGCACGAGTTGAATTTGTGCGGCTCGCTTCACGGGGTCGGCGACGCAGAAATCGTTCCCAACCGCACCGCCGCTGACATCCAATCCTTGTCGGGTGCATTGAGCCCGAATTTTTCCCAAGAATTCGGGTGACGTTTCCGGGAAGTAGTACGATGTGAGTTCGACCGCGTCGATCGGCAGCCCCGCGGCATAATCAATGAATTGCGATAACGTCATGCTGGGCTTGCCTTTGAGGCTCAGCGCGGAATTGAAGCTGTACGCCGCCAAGCTGAGTCGCAACGGAGATTTCGACGATCGCACAATTGGCTCAATGGCCAGGCCCGATGTCGGGGCGAGCAGTGCAGCGGCGGCTCCGCCTGCGAGCGTGTGGATCCATTGGCGACGATTCATCTCGGTCATGGGAAGAACCTCCTTCTCGATGGGAATGAGGTTCACGGTACGCGGCCCGATTCGGGATCGCAAGTCGGAAACCGGAATCTCCAGTATCTGCTTGCCCGTGGCGTGAGATCGAGTATCGTGAGGCGAAAGACTGCCGATCGGCAGGGTGACCTGTCCATTCTCTCCCGGAAAGTGAGTCGGAACGATGCGAAGTGGTTTCCTGACCGTGGCCGCCGTCCTGGCGTTGCTGCTGCCTGCGTGTAGCGATGGCAAAGCGACAAAAGTCGCCATTGTGACGAATAATCCGGCTGATTTCTGGAATATCGTGGAAGCCGGCGCTCGCAAGGCCGAAGCCGAAATGTCGGTGGGTGTCGAATTCCGCCGCCCCGCGAATGGCACCGCCGCCGAGCAAAAGCAGATCGTCGAAGCGCTGCTCGCCCAAGGCATGAATGGCATTGCCATCAGCGTGCTCGATCCCGAAAATCAAACCACCTTTCTGAATGAAATTGCCGGGCAAACCAATCTGATCACGCAAGACAACGACGCCCCCCTCAGCAAGCGATTGGCCTACATTGGCACCGACAACTACCTGGCGGGGAAAGCCGTCGGTCGCCTGGTGAAAGAAGCCATGCCCGAAGGCGGGACCATTGCGGTGTTTGTGGGCGTGATGACCTCGTTGAACGCCCAACAGCGATTCCAAGGCGTGGTCGATGAACTCGCGGGGCAGAAAGACGCCAAGGGGCCGACTTACGGCAAATACACGCTTTATGGCGATGTTCGGACCGATGGCACGGAACTCAAGGTAGCCAAAGACGTTGCAGCGACGGTGCTAGGCGAACTGGAGCCGAAAATCAACGCCGGTGAGAAGGTTTGCATGATCGGGCTGTATGCGTACAATCCGCCCGCGATTCTGACGGCGGCCCGCGAACGGAATCTGGTCGGCAAATTCAAGATCGTCGGCTTCGATGAAGATAGTGAAACCCTGCGTGGCATCGACAAGGGCGAAATCCATGGCACGGTGGTTCAAGATCCGTTCGGTTTCGGCTACGAATCGGTGAAAATGCTCGTTCAATTGGCGAAGGGGGATAAGTCCGGGCTGCCTGCCGATGGGCTGAAGGCGGTGCCGCATCGCATCGTGACGAAGGCCGGCGGCAAAGACCCGGTGACCGGGGAAACTCGCCTCGTGGCGGTCGACTACGCCAAGGAACTCGAAACGCTCATGAAAAAGAAGTGACCGATCGATGAGCGAGTCAACTGAGCCGATCATGCAAGTCCGCGCGATTTCCAAACGCTTTCCCGGCGTCATCGCGTTGGACAATGTCTCGCTCGCGCTTCACCCCGGCGAAGTCGTCGCACTCGTCGGGGAAAATGGCGCGGGCAAATCAACGCTAATGAAGATTCTCGCCGGCGTCTACATCCCCGATGAGGGCGAGATGCTGCTCGATGGCGCCACCGTGCGCTTCAGCGGTGTCGTCGATGCCATGCAGGCGGGGATCTGTCTGATCCACCAGGAACTGAATCTGGCGGGCAACCTGAGTGTGGCCGCGAATCTGTTTCTCGGCCGCGAAACGACCAAAGCCTTCCCTCCCGGCTGGTTGGATCGGGCCGCCATGCGCCGCGAAGCCCGCACCTGGCTGCAACGGGTGGGATTACCCGAAGAATTGGTCGATACGCCGGTCGATCAACTGTCGCCAGGACATCAACAACTCGTCGAGATTGCACGGGCGTTGTCCCAGCAAGCACGCATCCTCATCATGGATGAGCCGACCTCGTCGCTGACCTCGCGGGAAACCGACCGCTTGGTGGAAGTCATCCACGACCTGAAGCGCCAAGGCGTGACGGTGGTGTATATCTCGCATCGACTCGGCGAAATTCAACGGGTAGCGGATCGCGTGGTCGTGTTGCGCGATGGCAAGAACGCGGGCGGGCTGGATCGCTCCGCAATCCGTCACGATGCCATTGTCGCTCTGATGGTTGGCCGCGAGTTGACATCGTATTATCCGCGGAACCATCGCACCGAAGCCAAGCAACCAGTGCTGGAAGTCCGCAACCTACGCTACGTCGGTGGCCCCGAGCATGCGGTATCGTTCACCGTGCGTGCGGGCGAAGTGCTGGGCATGGCCGGGCTGATCGGGGCGGGGCGAACGGAACTTTCGGAAGCGATCTTTGGTCTGCGACCGATTCTATCCGGCGAAATCATCCTGGATGGCAAGCCGATTCAGGTCCGCTCGACCGTCGAGGCGATTGAGCAGGGAATTCTGCTGGTGCCGGAAGATCGGCGCTATCACGGCTTGGTCTTGCAGCAAACCGTCGGGTTCAATTTCAGTTTGCCGAATCTGAATCGCTGGAATCGGTTGGGGCTGGTCGATCGTCGACAGGAGCGCGAACAGGGGTTGCAACTCAAGCAGCGCTTGGGCGTGCGATCGGATGGATTGTGCCAGCTTGCCGGGCAACTCTCCGGCGGGAATCAGCAAAAGATTGTCTTGGGCAAATGGCTGCCGCGCTCGCCGCGATTGTTGATCCTCGATGAACCGACGCGCGGAGTGGACGTTGGCGCGAAAAGCGAAATGTACGCGCTGATGGATCAACTCGCTGGCGACGGGGTCGCCGTGTGGATGATCTCCAGCGATATGGAAGAAGTGCTGGGCATGAGCGATCGCGTGGTGGTCATGCACGAGGGGCGAATTGCCGGCGAACTCGCTCGCGCAGAATTGGGAGAGGTCGCCATCATGACGCTGGCGACGGGGGCAGGGGGCGATCACGGCACCCACACATCGACATCGGCGGCCGCAACCGCCAGCACGGGAGGATTGGCATGAAACGGCTGCTCGGGGTGCTGGGGTTGGTGGCGCTGCTGTATGGCCTGCTGGCGGTGGTCAGTCCGAATTCACTCGGGTCGCGCTCCCTGAGTATTTTGGGGAACCAGCAGGGATTCTTCGGGGTGCTGACCATCGGTGTCGGCATCCTCATCATCACCGGCGGCATTGATTTGTCGATCGGCTCGGTGGTCGCCTGCAGCGCGGTGGGATTCTGCGTGCTGATGCAAAATGGCGTGCATCCGTTCTTGGCATTGCCGATGGTGATGCTCGGCGGAACGCTGATTGGCTTGTATCACGGTCTACTGATTACGCGATTGAAGCTGCAGCCGTTTCTGGTGACGTTGTGCAGCCTGTTTATCTTCCGTGGGGTGGCACGATTACTGTCCAAGAGCGACTTGGGGCTCGGGAATGTGCGAGCCGACAATCCCGAGTTCCGTGAGCCGTTGGCATTCCTGATTCGCATCTTCATCGGCAAAGGCGAATCGGGCCTGGCGTTCCCCGCCGAATTGCTCATCATGCTGCTTGTCGCGGTGATTGCCGGGGTGATGCTGCATTTCTCGGTGATTGGTCGCTACTGGTATGCCACCGGGTACAACGAGCAAGCCGCGCGCTATAGCGGTATTCGCGTGGATCGCTACAAGATTCTGGCATATGTTATGTGCTCGACTCTGGCGGCACTTGGTGGAATCATGCTGACGTTGGAAGATGTCGGCGTTTCCCCGGCGAGTGCGGGATCGCTGTACGAACTGTATGCCATCACCGGGGCGGTTCTGGGCGGGTGCAGCCTGCGCGGTGGCGAGGGGACGATTCCGGGGATGATCCTGGGAGCGGCGGTGCTGCCGTTGCTCAAACCACTGATTATCGCCAAGTTCCCAGATGCCGCAGAATATGCGATTATCGGCATGGTGTTGCTGGTCGGGACGATCGCCGATCAATTGCTGCGTGGAAATTCCGGGCGAAAAGTGTAATCGACCGAAATTGAAATTTGTTGCGGCTCCGGCATTGCGTCGGGGCCGCAACTGGCGCACAATACCACTCCTATCCACGATGATCGGATTGCCGGTTTGCAATCAACACGACCCTGGATGAGAGTGACCCGATGGCTGTCTCAAAGACCGATCCATTCGCATCCCCCACTTGGCGAGCCATCGACGAAGCGATTGAACGCTCCGATCCGAACATGGTGGCGCTGCTGCGGGCGGTTCGTGAACCCGATCAAGTGGGTGCATTTGCGACCCGGTGGTATCAGGATACCCGTCCTGCCGCCCGGCGGTTTTTACTCGCATATCTCGATCTGCCGTGGAATGCCCCTCGCCACGAAGCGTTAGTCAAGCGATTATTCAAGCTCGCCGAGGCCGCTCAAGACGATGAAGTCATGGGTGCCATGCTTGTCGGGCTGGACCGCATCATCCGCCGCGTGAAAGCGACGCGCTCCATCTGGCGACAAGACACCCGCACCAGCGAGCCGGTGGAAGTGCTGTTGGGCCAACCCGAATCGGTGATGCCGCGAACCGACAACGAGTATTACTGGCAGAATGCGGGACCAGATTCCAAGAATCGTCACGCGGCGAAACTCCGATTATTTTCACTGGCCACCCGCGCGTATTTGCGGCGTCGCGCGTGGCGATATTTTCGCAAAATCGGCCGGACCGATGCCGCTCGGTATCATGCCGCGATGATGCAACTGCTGCCACGCTATCGCGATGAACATATTCCCGATGGGCTGGCGCTGTTGGATCATTGGGGGATGGTGCAGATTCTCTTTGCGGGATCGCCGGCACTCGTCGCCCGCATCAACGGTTGGTTCCTGCGCGATGGGGCGACGCTCACGGATCTGAAACCCGCGCCGCGCTTCCCGAAGGTGTGGCAATCCGATGGGCAATCGTTGGTTCAATTGCTCAATACGGCGGCGGCTCGCACGATTCGGCAATGGGCCATTACGCTCCTGAAGACCGAACATCCGCGAGTGATTGAATCGCTCAGCGCGGATCAGCTCATTCAGTGGCTGACACATTCTTCGCGGGAGATGATCGAATTCGCGGCCGATCAATTGCGGCAACGGGGATTGTTGGCATCGATCGATCCGCAATCATTGCTCTCGCGCTTGACGGACGCCACGCCGGACACGCTGGAACTGGTCTGCTCCCTGCTGCGCGAGACGCTCAAGCCCGAAAAAATGGCGCTGGATCAAGCCGTTTCGCTGACCTGCGTAGGGCAGTCCGCCGTCGCTCAGTTGGGGCTGGAAATTCTGACCGCGAAGGTGGTCGCTGCCTCGGAACTGCCCGTGCTATTCCGTTTGGCGGAAGCGCAACGGGCGGAAGTCCGTCAGCCGGCCGTTCGCTGGGCCTGCGAGCAACTGTCGCAAGCCCCCGCATTCGATCCGCTCTGGGTGCTGGAATGGCTGGACTGTCGGCATACCGACGTTCGTGCGGAAGCGCAAGCGTGGATGGCGCGTGATCTGCGATTGGTCGATCAGCCGAAGATCTGGCAACGATTGATGGAATCGCCCTATGATGATGTGCGATTGCCGCTCGTCGATCGCCTGCAAAAGCTTGCGGAACAAGGGGTTCGACTCCCCGACGATTCCACCGCCGCGCTGCGGCTGTTGTGGGCGACGGTGTTGTTGAACGTCGCTCGCGGCGCACGATCCAAGCCCGGCGTGGTGATGCAGATCGTCGATCGATTGACGACGCACCCCGGCGAAAGCGATGATCTGGTGCCGCTCTTGGCTGTCGCAGTGCGCTCGCTTCGTGGGCCGGAATTCCGCTCCGCGTTGGTGGGGTTAGTCCGCCTGATCCGCGAGCAGCCCGCCGTCGCCGCGACAATTGCATCGGTGATTCCCGAGTTGCGGATGATCTTGTCCGATCGATGATTGCAGTCTCTCGGCAATGTGCGATAATCGGCGGCTGGACTGCCCGATACTCCCTTTGCAGAGACACGCCATGACTCGACGAACTTGGCTCACGCTGGCCCTGGCAGCCAGTGTCGGTAGCACGACATTGGCCGCCGATTGGACCCGATTCCGCGGACCCAACGGCAGCGGCATTTCGACCGAATCCCTCCCCGTTACGCAATTTACCGAATCGCAAGGGCTGTTGTGGAAGGTGGCCGTTCCCGGCGAAGGGAATTCGTCCCCCATCATCGTCAACGGCGTCGTCTATCTGCAATCTGCCTCCAAGGATCAATCGCAGCGCAGTTTGTTGGCCTACGATGCCGCAACGGGCAAGCTGAAATGGCAGCAAACGCTCCCCGGCGGACGGGTCAAAATCCATGCCAAGAATAGCCCCGCGTCGTCGACCCCGGCTTGCGATGGCAAAACGGTTGTCGCCGTCTTCTGGGATGGCAGCGATATTTCCCTGGTGGCCTTCTCGGTCGATGGGAAGCTGTTGTGGAATAAGCCGTTGGGCGAATACAAGAGCCAACACGGGGCCGGGCCGTCGCCGATTCTGTTTGGTTCCAAAGTGATCGTCAACAACGACCAAGACGGTTCCAGCCATGTGCAGGCGTTCGATCTCGCCACGGGGAATCTGGTGTGGGACACCACCCGCACGCCAACGAAGGCTTGCTATTCGACGCCGATTTTGGTCGAGAAGCCGGATTCGTCGCCGGATCTGGTGGTGGCTTCGACCGCTGGTGTCGCCGCCTATGATCCCGATTCGGGGAAAGAGCGTTGGAGTTGGACTTGGTCATTCCCAGGTGAAGGGCTTCGCGTCGTGGGTTCGCCAGTGGCGGGTGAGGGGTTGGTCTTTGCGACCGCTGGCAACGGTGGCGGCAACCGCAGTGCCATCGCGGTGCGGACCAACGGCACTGGCGATGTGACTGCGAAGAATCTCGTCTGGAAGAAAACGCGACTGCTCC
This DNA window, taken from Tuwongella immobilis, encodes the following:
- a CDS encoding sugar-binding protein — encoded protein: MRSGFLTVAAVLALLLPACSDGKATKVAIVTNNPADFWNIVEAGARKAEAEMSVGVEFRRPANGTAAEQKQIVEALLAQGMNGIAISVLDPENQTTFLNEIAGQTNLITQDNDAPLSKRLAYIGTDNYLAGKAVGRLVKEAMPEGGTIAVFVGVMTSLNAQQRFQGVVDELAGQKDAKGPTYGKYTLYGDVRTDGTELKVAKDVAATVLGELEPKINAGEKVCMIGLYAYNPPAILTAARERNLVGKFKIVGFDEDSETLRGIDKGEIHGTVVQDPFGFGYESVKMLVQLAKGDKSGLPADGLKAVPHRIVTKAGGKDPVTGETRLVAVDYAKELETLMKKK
- a CDS encoding outer membrane protein assembly factor BamB family protein, which codes for MTRRTWLTLALAASVGSTTLAADWTRFRGPNGSGISTESLPVTQFTESQGLLWKVAVPGEGNSSPIIVNGVVYLQSASKDQSQRSLLAYDAATGKLKWQQTLPGGRVKIHAKNSPASSTPACDGKTVVAVFWDGSDISLVAFSVDGKLLWNKPLGEYKSQHGAGPSPILFGSKVIVNNDQDGSSHVQAFDLATGNLVWDTTRTPTKACYSTPILVEKPDSSPDLVVASTAGVAAYDPDSGKERWSWTWSFPGEGLRVVGSPVAGEGLVFATAGNGGGNRSAIAVRTNGTGDVTAKNLVWKKTRLLPYVPTMIATKSGLLFGVDDRGVASCVVAKTGEELWSERLPGSYTASPILVGDKLIAVNEEGVVTVYKAGKEFEVVGRSSVDERVFASPAFADGRLFIRGAKHLYCVGQAK
- a CDS encoding ABC transporter permease, which gives rise to MKRLLGVLGLVALLYGLLAVVSPNSLGSRSLSILGNQQGFFGVLTIGVGILIITGGIDLSIGSVVACSAVGFCVLMQNGVHPFLALPMVMLGGTLIGLYHGLLITRLKLQPFLVTLCSLFIFRGVARLLSKSDLGLGNVRADNPEFREPLAFLIRIFIGKGESGLAFPAELLIMLLVAVIAGVMLHFSVIGRYWYATGYNEQAARYSGIRVDRYKILAYVMCSTLAALGGIMLTLEDVGVSPASAGSLYELYAITGAVLGGCSLRGGEGTIPGMILGAAVLPLLKPLIIAKFPDAAEYAIIGMVLLVGTIADQLLRGNSGRKV
- a CDS encoding sugar ABC transporter ATP-binding protein, which gives rise to MSESTEPIMQVRAISKRFPGVIALDNVSLALHPGEVVALVGENGAGKSTLMKILAGVYIPDEGEMLLDGATVRFSGVVDAMQAGICLIHQELNLAGNLSVAANLFLGRETTKAFPPGWLDRAAMRREARTWLQRVGLPEELVDTPVDQLSPGHQQLVEIARALSQQARILIMDEPTSSLTSRETDRLVEVIHDLKRQGVTVVYISHRLGEIQRVADRVVVLRDGKNAGGLDRSAIRHDAIVALMVGRELTSYYPRNHRTEAKQPVLEVRNLRYVGGPEHAVSFTVRAGEVLGMAGLIGAGRTELSEAIFGLRPILSGEIILDGKPIQVRSTVEAIEQGILLVPEDRRYHGLVLQQTVGFNFSLPNLNRWNRLGLVDRRQEREQGLQLKQRLGVRSDGLCQLAGQLSGGNQQKIVLGKWLPRSPRLLILDEPTRGVDVGAKSEMYALMDQLAGDGVAVWMISSDMEEVLGMSDRVVVMHEGRIAGELARAELGEVAIMTLATGAGGDHGTHTSTSAAATASTGGLA
- a CDS encoding sugar phosphate isomerase/epimerase family protein — translated: MTEMNRRQWIHTLAGGAAAALLAPTSGLAIEPIVRSSKSPLRLSLAAYSFNSALSLKGKPSMTLSQFIDYAAGLPIDAVELTSYYFPETSPEFLGKIRAQCTRQGLDVSGGAVGNDFCVADPVKRAAQIQLVRDWIAHLSRIGGKSLRIFAGNLPKGDTEAAARNRVIAAIEELAPVAAQYGVFLAVENHGGITATPEQLLAIVKPIRSDFVGINLDSGNFRTEDPYADLAKIAPYAVNAQIKTDIQRAGQKKKEPADLAKVVGILKSAGYRGHVVLEYEGAEPVREAIPRHIDTLRKLIA
- the fumC gene encoding class II fumarate hydratase, which produces MSDHLPKHDGPTRTETDSMGPIQVPTDRYYGAQTSRSLIHFAIGHDVMPRAIIRAFGILKKAAAQVNTDLGLMPKEKCELIVKAADEVISGSLDGHFPLRIWQTGSGTQTNMNANEVISNRAIEMAGGVMGSKKPIHPNDDVNKSQSSNDTFPTAMHIAAVEEILHKLIPSVKALRDALAKKGDEYRDVVKIGRTHLMDAVPLTLGQEFSGYVAQLDLSLKTIEGSLAQVYELALGGTAVGTGLNAHPEFAVRVAKQIAELTGLPFVTAANKFAALAGHEPLVAVSGGLKTLAAALMKIANDVRWLGSGPRCGLGELSLPENEPGSSIMPGKVNPTQSEALTMVCVQVFGNDAAIGFAGSQGNFELNVFKPVIIHNLLHSVDLLTDACRSFREHCVEGIIANTDRIHKIVNESLMLVTALNPHIGYDNAAKVAKKAHQEGTTLREAALALGLLSAEKFDSVVRPEKMIGPGLE